The stretch of DNA ATGGCGACACCGCCTTTTTTGACGCCGGGTCCACCACCCTGGAACTGATCCGGCTGATTAAAAACGGCAACAAGCGGAATATCGTGGTGGTCACCAACGCCATCAATCTGGCGGTGGAGATGATCGATGCCGAGGACATCGAGCTCATCCTGATCGGCGGCAATGTCCGGCACCGGATCCTGTCCTGCGTCGGCGGGATCACCGAGAAAGCCATCGAAGGCCTGTTCTTTGACAAGGTCTTCCTGGGAACCAACAGTTTCGACATCGAACACGGCATTACCACGCCGAACATCTATGAAGCCCAGGTGAAGCAGTGCATGTTGCGTTCCGCCAAGCAAAAGATCCTGCTGACCGACTCCAGCAAGTTTCATGAGACATCGCTGGCCAAGGTCTGTCCGGTGACCAGCATCGACCTGATGATCACGGACTGGAACGCGCCGCCCGAA from Hydrogenispora ethanolica encodes:
- a CDS encoding DeoR/GlpR family DNA-binding transcription regulator, which encodes MKGVLTILSEERKRAILDILQEKPAVSVGELSDIFNVSDVTIRKVLKELDGFGYLKRTRGGAVSLSNSMREFEEKEKEKRNIREKKAIARCAYDYIRDGDTAFFDAGSTTLELIRLIKNGNKRNIVVVTNAINLAVEMIDAEDIELILIGGNVRHRILSCVGGITEKAIEGLFFDKVFLGTNSFDIEHGITTPNIYEAQVKQCMLRSAKQKILLTDSSKFHETSLAKVCPVTSIDLMITDWNAPPEYVQQLRELGVNVAVAEPVE